A section of the Flavobacterium sp. CG_23.5 genome encodes:
- a CDS encoding porin, translated as MKRIIITALIALWFTTSNAQEKAPSPFTFSGYLETYYSYDFGNPDNHLRPGFFYSHNKHNELNLNLGLAKVNYAKDNVRANFALMAGTYPQYNLAAEPGLLKNVYEANVGVKISKDQNLWIDAGIMPAHIGFESAIGKDCMNLTRSILAENSPYYEAGVKIGYTSKSEKWYLAVMYLNGWQRIQKIDGNQTPAFGTQVTYKPTAKMALNWSTYIGNEQPDINRKWRYFNNFYGQFKVSEKTSVIAGFDIGAQQTTKGSSTYDIWYSPIVMAQYNPTAKIQLSARGEYYQDKQGVIIATGTPNGFKTYGFSANFDYLVADNVMFRIEARNLNSKDAIFLKNDNPTNQNTFLTTSLAISF; from the coding sequence ATGAAAAGAATTATAATTACAGCTTTAATAGCTTTATGGTTTACAACAAGTAATGCGCAAGAAAAAGCGCCAAGTCCGTTTACGTTTTCGGGGTATTTAGAAACGTATTACAGTTATGATTTCGGGAATCCGGATAATCATTTGCGACCTGGATTTTTTTACAGTCACAACAAACATAATGAATTGAACCTGAATTTGGGGCTTGCAAAAGTGAATTATGCGAAGGACAATGTTCGTGCTAATTTTGCTTTAATGGCAGGAACTTATCCCCAATACAATTTGGCTGCAGAGCCTGGTTTATTAAAAAATGTTTATGAAGCCAATGTTGGCGTGAAGATTTCTAAAGACCAAAATTTATGGATTGATGCGGGAATTATGCCTGCGCATATTGGTTTCGAAAGTGCAATCGGGAAAGATTGCATGAATTTGACCCGAAGCATTTTGGCGGAAAATTCGCCTTATTATGAAGCAGGAGTTAAAATTGGGTATACTTCAAAATCGGAGAAATGGTATTTGGCTGTGATGTATTTGAACGGCTGGCAACGAATTCAGAAAATAGATGGCAATCAAACGCCGGCTTTTGGAACGCAAGTTACTTATAAGCCAACTGCAAAAATGGCATTGAATTGGAGTACTTACATTGGAAATGAGCAACCGGATATTAACAGAAAATGGCGTTATTTCAATAATTTTTACGGACAGTTTAAAGTGTCTGAAAAAACGAGTGTAATTGCAGGTTTTGATATTGGCGCACAGCAAACTACTAAAGGCAGTAGTACTTACGATATTTGGTATTCGCCAATTGTAATGGCACAATATAATCCTACCGCTAAAATCCAATTGTCGGCAAGAGGCGAATATTATCAAGACAAGCAAGGCGTGATTATCGCAACGGGAACCCCAAACGGCTTTAAAACCTATGGATTTTCGGCTAATTTTGATTATTTAGTTGCAGATAATGTTATGTTTAGAATAGAAGCCCGAAATTTGAACAGCAAAGATGCTATATTTTTAAAGAACGATAATCCAACAAACCAAAATACCTTTTTAACGACTTCGTTGGCGATTTCGTTTTAA
- a CDS encoding sensor protein KdpD, translated as MDNEKENNVKHFLDLIQKSRRGKFKVYIGMSAGVGKTFRMLQEAHTLLKNGIDVKIGYIETHNRAETHELLEGLPVIPRRTIFYKGKQLEEMDVQAIINLRPEVVIIDELAHTNIEGSKNEKRWQDVLEILEAGINIISAVNIQHIESLNEDVKKITNIDVQERIPDNVLRMADEVVNIDLTSEDLITRLKEGKIYTADKIQTALNNFFKSDQILQLRELALKEVASQVVRKVENEVPKNLALRHEKLLACISSNDKRAKIVIRKAARLASYYNCKWYVLYVETPNESSDTIALDKQRHLINNFKLATQLGAEVIKIENKSITDAILNVVEQKKITTVCIGKPHLSLFKVILSTTIFNKLLNNLSSSNIDLVILS; from the coding sequence ATGGACAACGAAAAAGAAAATAACGTCAAACACTTTCTTGATTTAATTCAGAAATCGCGAAGGGGAAAGTTTAAAGTCTATATTGGCATGAGTGCCGGTGTGGGAAAGACGTTTCGTATGCTGCAGGAAGCACACACGCTTTTGAAAAATGGTATCGATGTAAAAATTGGATATATTGAAACGCACAATCGAGCCGAAACGCATGAATTGCTCGAAGGTTTGCCCGTTATTCCGAGACGTACTATTTTTTACAAAGGCAAGCAATTGGAAGAGATGGATGTGCAGGCCATTATTAATTTGCGTCCCGAAGTAGTGATTATCGATGAGTTAGCGCATACAAATATCGAAGGCAGTAAAAACGAGAAGCGGTGGCAAGATGTACTGGAAATACTCGAAGCAGGAATTAACATCATTTCGGCCGTAAATATTCAGCATATCGAGAGTTTGAATGAAGATGTCAAAAAGATTACAAATATAGATGTTCAGGAACGAATTCCGGATAACGTCTTGCGAATGGCAGATGAAGTTGTCAACATCGATTTGACTTCGGAAGATTTGATTACACGTCTTAAGGAAGGAAAAATTTATACAGCAGACAAAATTCAGACTGCTTTGAATAACTTCTTCAAATCAGACCAAATTTTGCAACTGCGGGAATTGGCTTTAAAAGAAGTGGCCAGCCAAGTCGTTCGGAAAGTCGAAAATGAAGTGCCGAAAAATCTAGCTTTGCGTCACGAAAAACTACTAGCTTGTATCAGTAGTAATGATAAAAGAGCTAAAATTGTAATTCGAAAAGCGGCACGTCTTGCAAGTTATTACAATTGCAAATGGTATGTTTTGTATGTGGAAACGCCAAATGAAAGTTCCGATACAATAGCTTTAGACAAGCAACGGCATTTGATTAATAATTTCAAATTAGCAACACAATTAGGAGCTGAAGTCATCAAAATAGAAAATAAAAGCATTACAGATGCTATTTTAAATGTAGTCGAACAAAAAAAGATAACAACGGTTTGTATTGGAAAACCTCATTTGAGTTTATTTAAAGTAATTTTATCTACAACTATTTTTAATAAATTATTAAACAATTTATCTTCATCAAATATTGACCTAGTAATACTGTCATAA
- a CDS encoding K(+)-transporting ATPase subunit C, with translation MKNIFSVLKFTFLIVVIFAVIYPLAIYGIAQFAPNQGKGETISVNGKVVGYQKIGQKFDKSNYFWGRPSAVDYNAAGSAGSNKGPSNADYLALVQKRIDTFLIVHPYLKKSQIPSDMVTASGSGLDPNISPEGALIQVKRVAKERKLSEEKVKTLMETKINKPTLMGTSTVNVLELNVALDELK, from the coding sequence ATGAAAAATATATTTTCAGTACTTAAATTTACGTTTTTAATCGTTGTTATATTTGCAGTCATTTATCCTTTAGCGATATATGGAATTGCACAGTTTGCCCCAAATCAGGGGAAAGGAGAAACTATTTCGGTTAACGGAAAAGTGGTAGGTTACCAGAAAATTGGACAGAAATTTGACAAATCCAATTATTTTTGGGGACGACCTTCAGCAGTTGATTACAATGCTGCAGGAAGTGCAGGAAGTAATAAAGGACCGAGCAATGCGGATTATCTGGCCTTAGTCCAAAAAAGAATTGATACCTTTTTAATTGTGCATCCTTATTTGAAAAAGTCCCAAATCCCATCGGATATGGTCACCGCTTCCGGAAGTGGATTGGATCCGAATATTTCGCCGGAAGGAGCTTTGATTCAGGTGAAAAGAGTGGCAAAAGAAAGAAAATTATCAGAAGAAAAAGTAAAAACTTTGATGGAAACCAAAATCAATAAGCCAACATTAATGGGAACTTCAACAGTAAATGTTTTAGAATTAAATGTGGCTTTGGATGAATTAAAATAA
- a CDS encoding sensor histidine kinase gives MKIKTKLDLGVGLLFILIIILSLVSAYYIFLIKKDTQNILKANYNTLEYSRNMLLSLENIGTNENQAIVLFEKNLKNQMANITEAGEDKKTNSLQNNFNFLKNNRNNQQIKNQIREDIFEIMKLNMNAIKQKSDVATKTAETANLWIAITGTLCFLIAFNLLVNLPNNIANPIRELTASIKEIANKNYSERVNFMNHNEYGDLAKSFNTMAQKLEEYSNSNLHKLSFEKKRLETLINNMHDPIIGFDNNGVILFVNNEALKIIGMKSEEVIGKLATTLALTNDLMKSLIVGNLESDNQKKLPMTIFADSKESYFEKEIINITIKPTGEDQTIDIGDVIILRNITVFKELDFAKTNFIATVSHELKTPISSIKMSLQLLEKEETGKINDDQKQLINSIKEDSQRLLKITGELLDLSQVETGNIHLNIDNSNPYEIINYATEAVKVQAEQKGIHIISDAEENLPLVKADSEKTSWVLINFLTNAITYSSENSKIIVKLKKDQNTIIFQVIDTGKGIDNRYKNKVFDKYFQIPGSHKLGTGLGLAISKEFIEAQHGTIAVESELGLGSTFSIQLNAV, from the coding sequence ATGAAAATTAAAACCAAATTAGATCTCGGAGTAGGTTTACTATTCATCTTGATCATCATCCTCTCATTAGTTAGTGCTTACTATATATTTTTGATAAAAAAAGATACTCAAAACATCTTGAAAGCCAATTATAATACCCTGGAATATTCTCGCAATATGCTACTTTCCTTGGAAAATATTGGCACAAATGAAAATCAAGCCATTGTGCTTTTTGAAAAAAATCTTAAAAATCAAATGGCTAATATCACTGAGGCTGGTGAAGATAAAAAGACAAATAGTTTGCAAAATAATTTTAATTTTTTGAAGAATAATAGAAACAATCAACAAATAAAAAATCAAATTCGCGAGGATATTTTCGAAATTATGAAGTTGAATATGAATGCCATCAAGCAAAAAAGTGATGTCGCCACCAAGACTGCCGAAACTGCTAATTTATGGATAGCAATTACAGGAACTTTATGCTTTTTGATTGCTTTTAATTTATTGGTGAATTTGCCCAATAATATTGCGAATCCAATTAGAGAATTAACGGCAAGTATCAAGGAAATTGCCAATAAAAACTATTCAGAAAGAGTGAATTTTATGAACCATAACGAATATGGCGATTTGGCAAAATCATTTAATACCATGGCACAAAAACTAGAGGAATACAGCAATAGCAATCTGCATAAATTGTCTTTTGAAAAGAAACGATTAGAAACGCTGATCAATAATATGCATGACCCGATAATCGGTTTTGATAATAACGGAGTAATCTTGTTTGTGAATAATGAAGCCTTAAAAATCATTGGAATGAAATCGGAAGAGGTAATCGGTAAATTAGCTACAACTTTGGCCTTGACCAACGATTTAATGAAATCACTAATTGTTGGCAATTTGGAAAGTGATAACCAAAAAAAATTGCCGATGACCATATTTGCCGATAGTAAAGAAAGTTATTTTGAAAAAGAAATCATAAATATTACCATAAAACCAACAGGGGAAGACCAGACTATTGATATTGGCGATGTCATAATTTTGAGAAATATTACTGTTTTTAAAGAACTGGATTTTGCTAAAACTAATTTTATTGCGACCGTTTCACACGAATTAAAAACGCCAATTTCCTCCATAAAAATGAGTTTGCAATTGTTGGAAAAAGAAGAAACCGGAAAAATTAATGATGACCAAAAACAATTAATCAATAGCATCAAAGAAGACAGCCAACGCTTGCTTAAAATAACAGGAGAATTACTTGATTTATCGCAAGTAGAAACCGGAAATATACATCTAAATATAGATAATAGCAATCCATATGAAATCATAAACTACGCTACTGAAGCAGTAAAAGTGCAAGCTGAGCAAAAAGGAATTCATATAATTTCTGATGCCGAAGAAAATTTGCCTTTAGTAAAAGCCGATAGCGAAAAAACGTCTTGGGTTTTAATCAACTTTTTAACAAACGCTATAACCTACTCTTCAGAGAATAGTAAAATTATTGTCAAATTAAAAAAAGACCAAAACACAATAATTTTTCAAGTTATTGATACCGGAAAAGGAATTGATAACCGTTATAAAAACAAAGTTTTTGACAAATATTTTCAAATTCCAGGAAGCCATAAATTAGGTACCGGATTGGGCTTAGCAATCAGCAAAGAATTCATCGAAGCTCAACACGGAACTATAGCAGTTGAAAGTGAATTAGGATTGGGGAGTACTTTTAGCATCCAGTTAAATGCTGTTTAA
- a CDS encoding helix-turn-helix domain-containing protein, translating into MNFEPEFFSRFELLISSIGVVLGFFFGIILLAKTSKNSKANLFLAVYLLTLSLRTGKALFHNYYAITDSILILFLGLFLLIGPCLWFYVNLLYNNNASLKRIDCYRHYAPFFLVMILTVFVPNNGITNLGNFYLFLFIHGLIYCCYSFYWLVKHPNFHDVSQKNVKIKKWLIAFIVATTLIFIHAILVFFDVVSFYPSSAFLFSFIIISLAILGCQNLWIFEDEKKKYTNSTLNNTKASEYYKQLNQFMENDKLFLDPELTLVKLAERMNISSKQLSQIINQIENTNYSQYIAKYRIGEAKKNLKNPKFHNYKIATIAFESGFNSISSFNDTFKKLTNTTAINYRQSFIKKSELDL; encoded by the coding sequence ATGAATTTTGAACCAGAATTTTTTAGTCGCTTTGAATTATTAATTAGCAGTATAGGTGTTGTTTTGGGGTTTTTCTTTGGAATAATACTTCTTGCCAAAACAAGTAAAAATTCAAAAGCAAATTTATTTTTGGCTGTATATCTTTTAACATTAAGCTTGCGTACAGGAAAAGCGTTATTTCACAATTATTATGCAATTACCGATTCTATTCTCATCTTATTTTTAGGCTTATTTTTATTAATAGGTCCCTGTTTATGGTTTTATGTAAATCTTTTATATAATAATAATGCTTCCTTAAAAAGGATAGATTGTTATCGGCATTATGCACCATTTTTTTTGGTAATGATTTTAACAGTGTTTGTCCCAAATAATGGAATTACGAACTTAGGAAATTTTTATTTGTTCTTATTCATACACGGTTTAATTTACTGTTGTTATAGTTTTTATTGGTTAGTAAAACACCCAAACTTTCATGATGTTTCACAAAAGAACGTGAAAATTAAAAAATGGTTAATTGCATTTATAGTAGCTACAACTTTAATTTTTATTCATGCAATATTAGTATTCTTTGATGTTGTTTCTTTTTATCCTAGTAGTGCTTTCTTGTTTTCATTTATAATTATTTCTTTAGCAATTTTGGGATGTCAAAATTTGTGGATATTTGAAGATGAAAAGAAGAAATATACTAATTCAACATTAAATAATACAAAAGCAAGTGAGTATTATAAACAGCTTAATCAATTTATGGAAAATGACAAATTATTTTTAGATCCAGAGTTGACTTTAGTAAAATTAGCAGAAAGAATGAACATTTCTTCTAAGCAACTATCTCAAATTATCAACCAAATTGAAAACACAAACTATTCCCAATATATTGCTAAATATCGTATTGGAGAAGCTAAAAAAAATTTAAAAAATCCTAAATTTCATAATTATAAAATTGCTACAATTGCTTTTGAAAGTGGCTTTAATAGTATTTCTTCTTTTAATGATACATTTAAAAAACTAACAAATACTACCGCAATTAATTATCGACAATCATTCATAAAAAAATCAGAATTAGATTTATAA